ATCTTAAAGTTCCTTGTTTTTTAAGTATTATAACATATTTTTACGTTAAATTTAGTTCTTTTCATTTGATAAGAACTTGTAAGCGGTTTATTGTAACCGCAAAAGATGAAAATGCAATAAATCAAACACTAAGCGGAATAATGCGAAACAAACGTCAAAATTTAGCAATTATTCCGCTTAGTTCTAAGGCTTCCGTTGATGCCACAAATATACTTTTTGCGATGTTTGTCGTTGCCCTATTTGTGATAGGTCATTATGAAATGGCAATGTTAGTTATGGCTGGGCGACTTGCTTTGCGTGGAAATAAAAAATGAAAATTTTAGTTTTTTTATTAGCGTTAAATTTTGTTTTCGCTTATGATCCACAAAGCATAAGCGAAAATGATATGAAAAATTTGCAAGTTATTGACAAGGATATTTATGAGCTTTCAAGCAAGAATTACGAACAAGAAAATTTTACTGAAATTTTAAACTTCATTTGGGAAAATAGAGTCATTAAAATCGAGCCTATTTTAGAACGCTTTAATCTTGGCTTAACTGGCTTTGTCGGAAAACGCACAAGGCGAAACACCAGCGAAGATTATAACGATTTACACCCATATTCATACGTTGGACTACAGCTAGAGTATAAGATTATCGACCCAAAAGAAGCAAGAGAAAAAAAGGAAGAAATTATTAAACAAAGAACAACAATTGCAAGCGTCTTAAGAAATTTCTACACTAACAAAATTAAAATCTCAGCCCTAGAAGACCGTATTAAAATTTTACAAATGAAAGAAAATCGCCTTAAAATTCGTGTTAAAAATGCCGTTTCAAATCTTGATGATAGATTGGAAAATTTAAAAATTTTACACACTGCAAAATTAGATATAGCAACTTTAAAGTCTCAAAATGATGAGCTTAAAAATAATCTACTCTTGCTTGTAAAGAGCGAATTTGTAAGTTATTTAAATTTTAGGCTAAGTCAATGACTTGGAAATCACACACAGCAATTGCAGCTGCAATTTCGTTGCCATTTAATCCGTCGGCTTTACCTTTGGCTCTGCTCGGCTCGACTGCTCCAGATTGGCTTGAATGGGTATTAAAATTTTTAGGTAAGCCTGTAGCACACCGCACTACGACACATTATTTAATCGTTCCTTTGGGGCTAATACTACTTAGCTTTTTTATCGACTTCAGAGATTGGCTTTTTTGGTTTGGCATTGGGTATCTTTCGCACTGGTTAGCTGATAGCTTAACGATTACGGGTGTTCCCATATCGCCATTGGATAAGTCAAATTTTACACTTTTTGGCGGACGCTTTAAAACTGGAGAGCCAAGCGAATACATTGTGGCTTTTGGCTTACTTGCTATTTCTCTTTTTTTTACAAAGCCATCGACTGACTTTTTAAACTCTGACCCTTTAAATCAATTCAAAGTTTTTTTAATGGACTACAAAAAGCTAAATGAAAATGGCGTCATAGACAATAAAGAATATCTAGAAATGCGATTTAAATTCTTCTGATGAGAGAAATTTTAAAACTTTTTTGGTTTTGCTTACTTTGGGTCTTTTTTGTTCTGTTATGTATTTTATTTCGTAGATACTCTTTAAATTCGTTCATAAACGGCTCAAATTTGCCCTACAATCAAAAAATAAAAAAAATTAATACCCAAATAGCCCTAACGGCTAAAAATGTCTTAAAACGCAAAATTAAGCGTTTTAATGATTTTTTTCGCACTTAGAAAAAAAGAGAAAAACACTCATATCATCACAAAATACCCCTTAAAATCCAAAAAAACACTTTAACCTATACCCAACCACCACCCCCCCCCCTAAAAACGCTAATTTTGCTAATTTGTGGTTTTTTGCGTATTTTTGTGTTTTTGTGGTTGTGGTGATGGATAGCAAATCAAACTCAACACACAAAACAACGCTAATTTTCTCCA
This sequence is a window from Campylobacter porcelli. Protein-coding genes within it:
- a CDS encoding metal-dependent hydrolase, coding for MTWKSHTAIAAAISLPFNPSALPLALLGSTAPDWLEWVLKFLGKPVAHRTTTHYLIVPLGLILLSFFIDFRDWLFWFGIGYLSHWLADSLTITGVPISPLDKSNFTLFGGRFKTGEPSEYIVAFGLLAISLFFTKPSTDFLNSDPLNQFKVFLMDYKKLNENGVIDNKEYLEMRFKFF